A window from Photobacterium leiognathi encodes these proteins:
- a CDS encoding HAD-IA family hydrolase, with protein sequence MRIYSQLMPIRALTFDLDDTLYDNRPVISRVEQAVILWLSKILPSHLTLDVYSWLKLQQQLATIDPMLKHNGREWRRKTLKIGLMQLGFRLNEAKVLAQQGLDVATKIRNQIDIPDETHIVLKELSAHFPLIGLTNGDVDVDKIGLSQYFVEVYYAGRDGLSKPEPDLFNLAKQKFQLPAENILHVGDHLKADVHGAKQCGFQACWFNDQKQQIPQEPKANTMPDVEITQLSQLLEMVGIERSTDIKAYS encoded by the coding sequence ATGCGTATTTATAGTCAATTAATGCCAATTCGCGCCCTGACTTTCGATCTTGATGATACGTTATATGATAATCGTCCAGTCATTTCGCGTGTTGAACAAGCCGTGATTTTATGGTTATCAAAGATCTTGCCATCACACTTAACGCTTGATGTTTATTCGTGGCTGAAGCTACAACAGCAACTAGCGACGATTGATCCTATGTTAAAGCATAATGGTAGAGAGTGGCGGCGCAAGACGCTGAAGATCGGTTTGATGCAATTAGGCTTTCGTTTAAATGAAGCCAAGGTATTAGCTCAACAGGGGCTAGATGTGGCGACTAAAATACGCAATCAAATCGATATACCAGATGAAACCCATATTGTACTAAAAGAGCTAAGTGCACATTTTCCTCTGATAGGTTTAACCAACGGTGATGTGGATGTAGATAAAATTGGATTATCGCAATATTTTGTTGAGGTCTATTACGCAGGGCGTGATGGCTTATCTAAGCCAGAGCCTGATTTATTCAACTTAGCGAAACAAAAATTCCAGTTGCCCGCTGAGAATATTCTCCATGTTGGCGATCATTTGAAAGCAGATGTTCATGGCGCAAAGCAATGTGGTTTTCAAGCTTGTTGGTTTAACGATCAAAAACAACAAATTCCACAAGAGCCGAAAGCGAATACTATGCCTGATGTAGAAATTACGCAGCTATCGCAATTACTTGAAATGGTCGGTATTGAGCGGTCGACGGACATTAAGGCGTATTCATAA
- a CDS encoding PhzF family phenazine biosynthesis protein has translation MDIFVIDAFTDQHFKGNSAAIMPVTTFPDASLMQRIAAENNLSETAFIKPTGDNTYAIRWFSPLTEIDFCGHATLASAFVLYQFYQLKGEITFTTEQVGTLTVKQATNGNIEMNFPCQPGEEVEPPATLLKGLSITPIKVLKNRQAYIAVLPNEQAVHDIVCDAEQLKQLAPHDIVVTAQSSQYDFVSRYFWPANGGYEDPVTGSIHTALAPYWAQQLDKRELTAYQASQRGGVLHCKMIEDDRIIISGSAVLYLRGKVYL, from the coding sequence ATGGATATTTTCGTTATTGATGCTTTTACCGACCAACATTTCAAAGGTAACTCTGCGGCAATCATGCCAGTTACTACATTTCCAGATGCCTCATTAATGCAGCGTATTGCTGCTGAAAATAATCTGTCTGAAACAGCTTTTATTAAACCAACGGGCGATAACACCTATGCAATACGTTGGTTTTCTCCTCTCACTGAAATTGACTTTTGTGGTCATGCTACGCTTGCTTCTGCCTTTGTTCTGTATCAGTTTTATCAGCTTAAAGGCGAGATCACCTTTACCACAGAGCAAGTCGGTACACTGACAGTAAAACAAGCCACCAATGGCAATATTGAAATGAATTTTCCTTGCCAGCCCGGTGAAGAAGTTGAACCACCAGCCACCTTACTCAAGGGATTATCTATTACGCCTATCAAGGTGCTAAAAAACCGCCAAGCCTACATTGCAGTGCTCCCCAATGAACAAGCAGTACACGATATTGTCTGTGATGCAGAACAACTTAAACAGTTAGCGCCTCACGATATTGTAGTTACCGCACAATCGTCACAATACGATTTTGTATCTCGTTATTTCTGGCCTGCTAATGGTGGTTATGAAGATCCTGTAACCGGATCTATTCATACTGCACTTGCTCCGTATTGGGCACAGCAGCTCGATAAACGTGAATTAACCGCTTACCAAGCTTCACAACGTGGTGGCGTTTTACACTGTAAAATGATCGAAGATGATCGGATTATTATTTCTGGATCCGCGGTGTTGTATCTACGTGGCAAGGTTTACTTATAA
- a CDS encoding MarR family winged helix-turn-helix transcriptional regulator, with the protein MSQNYTDIPALNESLSFTMGLAYKQFRSLATSALATEFDITLEMLGALRVLSHLGEVPQQAVSDALHRERSVTKRLIDNCIKRELITVKKSEQNKKARYLVITEKGQDIAQKATQCITNINHDFFAPLSDEERDLLSKLNKKLIRHDILVNS; encoded by the coding sequence ATGTCACAGAATTACACTGATATTCCTGCACTCAATGAAAGCCTGTCTTTTACTATGGGTCTGGCTTACAAACAGTTTCGCAGCCTTGCCACTTCTGCGTTAGCCACTGAATTTGATATTACGTTAGAAATGTTAGGCGCATTGCGTGTACTGAGTCATTTAGGTGAAGTGCCGCAACAAGCGGTATCCGATGCGCTCCATCGTGAACGCTCAGTCACCAAACGCTTAATCGATAACTGCATTAAACGTGAGTTAATTACCGTAAAGAAATCAGAGCAAAATAAGAAAGCACGCTATCTGGTGATCACTGAAAAAGGTCAAGACATCGCACAAAAGGCAACGCAATGTATCACCAATATCAATCACGATTTCTTCGCCCCATTAAGCGATGAAGAGCGCGATCTTTTATCCAAACTAAACAAAAAATTAATTCGCCACGATATACTCGTCAATTCGTGA
- a CDS encoding DUF2955 domain-containing protein, producing the protein MKQFISTDALRTSLIVCICMMFGKLFHVNSHVYFALFPIIIATKVKDYSWKGLSKTFAIVLLSAYCAVFVSEVFSDHPFIIWTISIVLFDQLRKRADSPAKVGALFMPTINWILNVVFALHTTMDMPQRLHEVGLAIVVSICVTKLFLWLLPPKPKAGFGKPKSTPVTAKQRLISVSLIGLGLGFLMIVDLVSGAFCMVPVIAAATQTSRKAYLNVVKSRFVTQVGGCAIAAVFMLLIAGYQSNFILYGLGLFALIYAITHKIYHDQGPHQELHADILLATMLPIQLYMSNSELGLSNTFLRGWELSCTLGILALFYFLTTTKQRYVTELH; encoded by the coding sequence ATGAAACAATTCATCAGTACAGATGCACTACGCACTAGCTTAATTGTGTGTATCTGTATGATGTTCGGGAAACTATTCCATGTAAATTCACATGTGTACTTTGCTTTATTTCCGATCATCATCGCCACAAAAGTAAAAGATTACAGTTGGAAAGGGTTAAGCAAAACATTCGCCATAGTCTTGCTATCAGCTTATTGTGCGGTTTTCGTGTCTGAAGTTTTTAGTGATCACCCTTTCATTATTTGGACGATCAGTATTGTGCTCTTCGATCAACTAAGAAAACGGGCAGATTCTCCAGCCAAAGTAGGCGCACTGTTTATGCCAACCATTAACTGGATATTAAATGTTGTCTTTGCGCTACATACCACTATGGATATGCCGCAGCGTTTACACGAAGTGGGACTCGCGATAGTGGTGAGTATCTGCGTTACCAAACTGTTTTTATGGCTATTGCCACCTAAACCAAAGGCTGGGTTTGGCAAGCCAAAATCGACACCCGTTACCGCTAAACAGCGTTTAATATCAGTCAGCTTAATTGGCTTGGGTCTTGGCTTTCTAATGATTGTCGATCTTGTCTCTGGTGCATTTTGTATGGTGCCTGTGATTGCAGCGGCCACACAAACGAGCCGAAAGGCCTATTTAAACGTAGTGAAATCACGCTTTGTTACCCAAGTGGGCGGATGTGCTATTGCTGCAGTATTTATGCTACTTATCGCGGGCTATCAAAGTAACTTTATTCTTTACGGCTTAGGGCTATTTGCACTTATCTATGCCATTACCCATAAAATTTATCATGATCAAGGCCCACACCAAGAGCTACACGCCGATATATTGTTAGCAACCATGTTGCCCATTCAACTTTATATGTCGAACAGTGAGTTAGGATTAAGCAACACTTTCCTTCGTGGATGGGAACTTAGCTGCACTTTAGGTATATTGGCACTGTTTTATTTTCTTACTACAACGAAGCAACGTTATGTCACAGAATTACACTGA
- a CDS encoding HlyD family secretion protein — protein sequence MKKNIYAIMLYSVIGFALAFSAFLLIADNVSPFTTQATLYKSVVNIAPEVSGNITHVDVINGQYVSANQPLFSIDAKPYQIAVEQAKAELQQAKEANAGTWQQLAAAEQVVLQKKTLWKNAQNKLVRYQTLSRKGLTTHQELDDAISAADVAKSAISAAQADVLKIKATLSGKKNTAAVELAQAKLARAEWDLSNTTVVAKTAGTVSNLQLDAGTYVNKGTPILFLVNENNSWLSADFNEKGIAHLQPDNHVLISFDSQPGRVFEGEIENQDRAVFDASNPLTQLSTVSNDSRWIREQQKIRTRIAVNVPQQDVISGSRASVIVLNGNPILDVISSAWIHVIALFRYIY from the coding sequence ATGAAGAAAAACATTTACGCTATCATGCTATATAGCGTCATCGGTTTTGCACTTGCCTTCTCTGCATTTTTATTAATTGCAGATAACGTATCGCCATTTACCACACAAGCCACCTTGTATAAATCTGTAGTCAATATTGCCCCTGAAGTCTCTGGCAACATTACTCATGTCGATGTCATTAATGGTCAATACGTTAGCGCCAATCAGCCTTTATTTTCTATTGATGCTAAGCCTTATCAAATTGCCGTTGAGCAAGCAAAAGCGGAATTACAGCAAGCCAAAGAAGCCAATGCTGGTACATGGCAGCAGCTTGCAGCAGCAGAGCAAGTGGTATTACAGAAAAAAACCTTATGGAAAAATGCGCAAAATAAATTGGTTCGCTATCAAACCTTAAGTCGTAAGGGGTTAACTACTCACCAAGAGTTAGATGATGCAATCAGTGCTGCAGATGTAGCAAAAAGCGCCATTTCAGCAGCGCAGGCGGATGTACTTAAAATTAAAGCAACACTATCAGGTAAGAAAAACACCGCAGCCGTTGAACTAGCACAAGCCAAATTAGCGCGTGCTGAATGGGATTTATCCAATACTACGGTTGTGGCAAAAACAGCAGGCACAGTGAGTAATTTACAATTAGATGCAGGGACTTATGTGAATAAAGGCACCCCTATTCTTTTTCTTGTAAATGAAAATAACAGCTGGCTAAGCGCTGATTTTAACGAAAAAGGCATTGCGCATTTACAGCCCGATAATCATGTATTGATCAGTTTTGATTCCCAACCAGGACGTGTATTTGAAGGTGAAATAGAAAACCAAGATCGTGCGGTGTTTGATGCTAGCAACCCATTAACACAGTTATCAACGGTTAGTAACGATTCACGTTGGATCCGCGAACAACAAAAAATCCGCACTCGTATTGCCGTTAACGTACCACAACAAGATGTGATTTCAGGTTCACGCGCGAGTGTTATCGTGCTCAATGGTAATCCTATTTTGGATGTGATCAGCAGCGCTTGGATCCATGTGATTGCCCTATTCCGCTACATCTACTAA
- a CDS encoding GTP cyclohydrolase II, translated as MVTVRARVSFKIGQDSHIPAELLSFNGFTSGKEHVAIIFNNADTTSAPLVRLHSECLTGDVFRSSRCDCGEQLNETIVKMQQQGGIILYLRQEGRGIGLYNKIDAYQLQSQGMNTYEANNRLGFDNDLRDFNEAAQALTALKIKRIRLVTNNPKKIKDLIEYGIDIVEVIATQAHIKEDNRDYLAAKSLYGKHNLAI; from the coding sequence ATGGTAACGGTAAGAGCCAGAGTATCATTTAAGATCGGGCAAGATAGTCATATCCCAGCGGAGCTTCTCTCATTTAATGGCTTTACATCAGGTAAAGAGCATGTAGCAATCATCTTTAATAATGCTGATACGACAAGTGCTCCTCTAGTTCGCCTTCACTCAGAATGTTTGACTGGTGATGTCTTTCGCTCATCAAGATGTGACTGTGGTGAACAGCTAAATGAGACAATAGTAAAGATGCAACAACAAGGAGGCATTATTCTTTATCTTCGCCAAGAAGGGCGTGGTATCGGACTCTATAATAAAATTGATGCTTATCAACTGCAAAGCCAAGGAATGAATACTTATGAAGCAAACAATCGTTTAGGTTTTGATAATGATCTTCGAGATTTTAACGAGGCAGCACAAGCATTAACGGCTTTAAAGATAAAGCGAATCCGCTTAGTCACTAACAACCCCAAAAAAATCAAAGATTTAATTGAATATGGCATTGACATTGTTGAGGTAATTGCAACCCAAGCCCACATCAAAGAAGATAATAGAGATTATTTAGCCGCCAAAAGCCTGTACGGAAAACACAACTTAGCGATATAA
- the ribH gene encoding 6,7-dimethyl-8-ribityllumazine synthase, whose protein sequence is MKIIEGGLTAPHARIAIVIARFNSFINENLLSGAINALQRKGQVKAENITVIRCPGAYELPLAAQQIAKQGNYDAIIAIGAVIRGGTPHFDFVAGECNKGLAQVALEYQTPVAFGVLTVDSIEQAIERAGTKMGNKGEEAALSALEMINVLIEITP, encoded by the coding sequence ATGAAAATTATTGAAGGGGGGTTGACTGCACCTCATGCTCGCATCGCTATTGTCATAGCTCGCTTTAACAGCTTCATTAATGAAAACCTTTTATCCGGTGCTATTAATGCCCTGCAACGTAAAGGGCAAGTTAAAGCAGAAAATATTACGGTTATTCGCTGTCCAGGTGCCTATGAATTACCTTTAGCTGCACAGCAAATAGCGAAGCAAGGTAATTACGATGCGATAATCGCAATTGGAGCAGTGATCCGTGGTGGGACACCACATTTTGATTTTGTTGCAGGTGAGTGCAATAAAGGCTTGGCACAAGTTGCGCTTGAATACCAGACACCCGTGGCTTTTGGTGTACTCACCGTTGATTCTATTGAACAAGCTATTGAACGTGCAGGAACAAAAATGGGAAACAAGGGTGAAGAAGCGGCATTAAGTGCTCTAGAGATGATCAATGTGCTTATTGAAATAACACCCTGA
- the ribBA gene encoding bifunctional 3,4-dihydroxy-2-butanone-4-phosphate synthase/GTP cyclohydrolase II, with protein sequence MALSSAKEIIDDIRQGRMVILMDDESRENEGDLIIASEMVTPEAINFMATHGRGLICLTLSKARCKTLNLPLMVQGNNDNFSTPFTISIEAANDVTTGISASDRAKTVLAAVAPNAKSTDIVMPGHIFPLMAQDGGVLIRAGHTEAGCDVARLAGLEPSSVIVEILNEDGSMARRPQLEIFAEKHGLKLGTIADLIEYRTQQESHIERISEYELNTEYGIFTLVTYRDTIDNQAHFALCKGEIQAKAATLVRVHVKDTLKDILQVGLSQWSLEAAMQRIQTEDGVLVIISQQESPKTLFEKLDMYAKEQPNSPHSGIVQSRNIGLGSQILADLGVKKIRLLSNSNQGYRALSGFGLEVVEYIYD encoded by the coding sequence ATGGCTTTGAGTAGTGCTAAAGAGATCATTGACGATATCCGTCAAGGTAGAATGGTTATTCTTATGGACGACGAGAGTCGAGAAAATGAAGGCGATTTAATTATTGCTTCAGAAATGGTTACGCCTGAAGCTATTAATTTTATGGCAACCCATGGCCGTGGATTAATTTGTTTAACGTTAAGTAAAGCTCGCTGCAAAACACTAAATTTACCCCTAATGGTGCAAGGAAATAATGATAATTTCTCTACACCTTTTACTATATCAATAGAAGCTGCGAATGATGTGACAACAGGTATTTCGGCTTCTGATAGAGCAAAGACGGTACTTGCAGCAGTCGCACCAAATGCAAAATCTACTGATATTGTTATGCCTGGGCATATTTTTCCACTTATGGCACAAGATGGCGGTGTACTAATTCGTGCAGGCCACACTGAAGCTGGATGTGATGTTGCTAGATTAGCAGGGCTAGAGCCATCTAGTGTTATTGTCGAAATACTTAATGAAGATGGTTCGATGGCACGACGACCACAACTTGAGATATTTGCGGAAAAGCATGGTTTGAAGCTTGGGACCATTGCGGACCTTATTGAATATCGTACTCAACAAGAAAGTCATATTGAACGAATCTCTGAATATGAACTGAATACTGAATATGGGATTTTCACGTTAGTGACATATCGCGATACCATAGACAATCAGGCGCACTTTGCATTATGTAAAGGTGAAATTCAAGCTAAAGCAGCAACACTAGTGCGTGTTCACGTAAAAGATACACTTAAAGATATTTTACAAGTCGGCTTATCACAATGGTCACTAGAAGCAGCTATGCAACGTATTCAAACAGAAGATGGTGTATTGGTGATCATTAGCCAGCAAGAGTCACCAAAAACACTATTTGAGAAGCTCGATATGTATGCAAAAGAACAGCCAAATAGTCCCCATTCTGGAATCGTTCAGTCACGTAATATTGGTTTAGGATCGCAAATTTTAGCTGATCTCGGTGTTAAAAAAATACGTTTATTATCAAATAGTAATCAGGGTTATCGAGCTTTATCAGGGTTCGGTCTTGAAGTTGTCGAATATATTTATGACTAA
- a CDS encoding riboflavin synthase, with the protein MFTGIIESIGNIGAIIRHNEDLSIVVNTNNLDISDVNIGDSIATNGVCLTVSKLLPSGYTADLSLETYKRTAFHSYRIGQEVNLEKAMLPTTRLGGHLVSGHVDGVGEVIEFKRNGRAINIWVAVPVQLKKYLSEKGSVTIDGISLTINAVYQNVIKLTIVPHTLAETNLVNINIDKKVNVEIDMMARYLEKLIKVDRYESEKTSNVSMDLLERYGFIS; encoded by the coding sequence ATGTTTACAGGAATAATAGAGTCTATAGGTAATATAGGCGCAATCATACGTCATAATGAAGATTTATCAATCGTTGTTAATACTAATAACCTTGATATCTCAGATGTTAATATTGGTGATAGCATTGCAACTAATGGCGTTTGTTTAACAGTATCTAAATTACTACCGTCAGGTTATACCGCTGATCTTTCCTTAGAAACATATAAGCGTACTGCGTTTCATAGTTATCGTATAGGGCAAGAAGTTAATCTGGAAAAAGCCATGTTACCAACAACTCGGCTAGGCGGACATCTTGTTTCAGGTCACGTTGATGGTGTAGGGGAAGTTATAGAGTTTAAACGAAATGGGCGCGCGATTAATATATGGGTCGCGGTACCTGTCCAATTAAAAAAATACTTATCAGAAAAAGGTTCAGTAACGATTGATGGCATTAGTTTAACGATTAATGCCGTCTATCAGAATGTAATAAAATTAACCATTGTCCCTCACACACTGGCTGAAACTAACCTTGTTAATATTAATATTGATAAAAAGGTAAATGTAGAAATAGATATGATGGCTCGCTATCTTGAAAAATTAATTAAAGTAGATAGATACGAATCAGAAAAAACATCAAACGTTTCTATGGATTTATTAGAAAGATACGGCTTTATTTCATAA
- the luxG gene encoding flavin mononucleotide reductase LuxG produces MIFNCKVKKVEASDSHIYKVFIKPDKCFDFKAGQYVIVYLNGKNLPFSIANCPTCNELLELHVGGSVKESAIEAISHFINAFIYQKEFTIDAPHGDAWLRDESQSPLLLIAGGTGLSYINSILSCCISKQLSQPIYLYWGVNNCNLLYADQQLKTLAAQYRNINYIPVVENLNTDWQGKIGNVIDAVIEDFSDLSDFDIYVCGPFGMSRTAKDILISQKKANIGKMYSDAFSYT; encoded by the coding sequence ATGATTTTTAATTGCAAGGTTAAAAAAGTCGAAGCATCTGACAGCCATATTTACAAAGTGTTTATTAAGCCTGACAAATGCTTTGATTTTAAAGCGGGTCAATATGTAATTGTGTATCTCAATGGAAAAAATTTGCCGTTTTCTATTGCTAACTGCCCAACTTGTAATGAGCTCCTTGAATTACATGTAGGAGGTTCGGTAAAAGAATCCGCCATTGAAGCTATTTCGCACTTTATTAATGCATTTATTTATCAAAAAGAATTTACAATCGATGCACCACACGGTGATGCATGGCTGAGAGATGAAAGCCAATCACCTTTACTACTTATAGCAGGAGGGACAGGTTTATCATATATCAATAGCATTTTAAGTTGTTGTATTAGTAAACAGTTATCTCAGCCTATCTATCTTTATTGGGGAGTAAATAACTGTAATTTACTCTATGCTGATCAACAACTAAAAACACTCGCCGCACAATACAGAAATATAAATTATATTCCTGTGGTAGAGAATTTAAATACTGACTGGCAGGGAAAAATTGGTAATGTTATTGACGCGGTTATTGAAGATTTTTCAGATTTATCTGACTTTGATATCTATGTCTGCGGGCCATTTGGTATGAGCCGGACTGCGAAAGATATTCTGATCTCACAGAAAAAGGCGAATATAGGAAAAATGTATTCTGATGCATTTAGCTATACGTAA
- the luxB gene encoding luciferase subunit beta, which produces MNFGLFFLNFQPEGMTSEMVLDNMVDTVALVDKDDYHFKRVLVSEHHFSKNGIIGEPLTAISFLLGLTKRIEIGSLNQVITTHHPVRIGEQTGLLDQMSYGRFVLGLSDCVNDFEMDFFKRKRSSQQQQFEACYEILNEALTTNYCQADDDFFNFPRISVNPHCISEVKQYILASSMGVVEWAARKGLPLTYRWSDSLAEKEKYYQRYLAVAKENNIDVSNIDHQFPLLVNINENRRIARDEVREYIQSYVSEAYPTDPNIELRVEELIEQHAVGKVDEYYDSTMHAVKVTGSKNLLLSFESMKNKDDVTKLINMFNQKIKDNLIK; this is translated from the coding sequence ATGAATTTCGGGTTATTTTTCCTAAATTTCCAGCCTGAAGGTATGACTTCAGAAATGGTTTTAGACAACATGGTAGATACTGTCGCATTAGTGGATAAAGATGATTACCACTTTAAAAGAGTGCTCGTCAGCGAGCATCATTTTTCTAAAAACGGCATTATCGGAGAACCTTTGACAGCGATTAGCTTCTTACTTGGTTTGACTAAACGTATAGAAATTGGTTCTTTAAATCAAGTGATTACCACCCATCATCCTGTACGTATCGGAGAACAAACGGGCTTACTTGATCAAATGTCTTACGGTCGTTTCGTTTTAGGCTTAAGTGACTGTGTCAATGACTTCGAAATGGATTTCTTTAAGAGAAAACGTAGCTCTCAACAGCAACAATTCGAAGCATGTTACGAAATTTTAAATGAAGCGCTGACGACAAACTATTGTCAGGCAGATGATGACTTCTTTAACTTCCCACGTATTTCTGTTAACCCGCATTGTATTAGCGAAGTAAAACAATATATTTTAGCTTCAAGCATGGGCGTGGTTGAATGGGCAGCAAGAAAAGGATTGCCACTCACTTACCGCTGGAGTGACAGCCTAGCAGAAAAAGAAAAATACTATCAGCGTTATCTCGCTGTTGCTAAAGAGAATAATATTGATGTATCAAATATTGACCACCAATTCCCACTGCTCGTTAATATCAATGAAAATCGTCGTATTGCTCGAGATGAAGTAAGGGAGTATATACAAAGTTATGTGAGTGAAGCCTACCCTACTGACCCCAACATTGAGCTAAGAGTAGAAGAGCTTATTGAGCAGCATGCTGTCGGCAAAGTGGATGAGTACTACGACTCAACAATGCACGCAGTAAAAGTTACAGGTTCAAAAAATTTATTACTCTCTTTTGAATCAATGAAAAATAAAGACGATGTTACCAAGCTTATAAATATGTTTAATCAAAAAATCAAAGATAACCTTATTAAATAA
- the luxA gene encoding luciferase subunit alpha → MKISNICFSYQPPGESHQEVMERFIRLGVASEELNFDGFYTLEHHFTEFGITGNLYIACANILGRTKRIQVGTMGIVLPTEHPARHVESLLVLDQLSKGRFNYGTVRGLYHKDFRVFGTSQEDSRKTAENFYSMILDASKTGVLHTDGEVVEFPDVNVYPEAYSKKQPTCMTAESSETITYLAERGLPMVLSWIIPVSEKVSQMELYNEVAAEHGHDINNIEHILTFICSVNEDGEKADSVCRNFLENWYDSYKNATNIFNDSNQTRGYDYLKAQWREWVMKGLADPRRRLDYSNELNPVGTPERCIEIIQSNIDATGIKHITVGFEANGSEQEIRESMELFMEKVAPHLKDPQ, encoded by the coding sequence ATGAAAATTAGTAATATCTGTTTCTCATACCAACCACCAGGTGAATCACATCAAGAGGTAATGGAGCGCTTTATTCGTTTAGGCGTTGCATCAGAAGAGCTCAACTTTGATGGTTTCTATACACTTGAACACCATTTCACTGAGTTTGGTATTACAGGTAACCTTTATATTGCCTGTGCCAATATTCTTGGTCGAACCAAAAGGATCCAAGTCGGTACCATGGGGATAGTGTTACCGACAGAGCACCCAGCACGACATGTAGAAAGTCTTCTCGTTTTAGATCAACTGTCTAAAGGGCGCTTTAACTACGGTACTGTTCGCGGACTCTACCATAAAGATTTTCGTGTTTTTGGTACATCACAGGAAGATTCTCGTAAGACCGCAGAAAATTTCTACTCTATGATCTTGGATGCATCAAAAACAGGTGTGCTACATACTGACGGTGAAGTAGTAGAGTTCCCAGATGTCAATGTTTATCCAGAAGCTTACAGCAAAAAACAACCCACCTGCATGACAGCCGAATCATCCGAGACCATCACTTATTTAGCTGAACGTGGTTTACCAATGGTGTTAAGTTGGATTATTCCGGTCAGTGAGAAAGTCTCACAAATGGAATTGTACAATGAAGTTGCGGCAGAGCATGGTCATGACATTAACAACATTGAACATATCCTAACTTTCATTTGCTCTGTAAATGAAGACGGTGAAAAAGCAGACAGCGTATGCCGTAATTTCCTAGAAAATTGGTACGACTCTTACAAAAATGCAACCAACATCTTCAACGACAGTAACCAAACTCGTGGCTACGATTACCTCAAAGCTCAGTGGCGTGAGTGGGTAATGAAGGGGTTGGCTGATCCTCGTCGCCGACTTGATTACAGTAACGAATTAAACCCTGTCGGCACGCCAGAACGATGCATTGAGATCATTCAAAGTAATATTGATGCCACTGGAATTAAGCATATTACTGTTGGATTTGAAGCGAATGGTTCTGAACAAGAAATTCGTGAATCCATGGAGCTATTTATGGAAAAAGTAGCGCCACACTTAAAAGATCCTCAGTAA